A DNA window from Aspergillus nidulans FGSC A4 chromosome I contains the following coding sequences:
- a CDS encoding CRAL/TRIO domain protein (transcript_id=CADANIAT00007652), whose amino-acid sequence MSTTPSDAPTPTPATSQPAPPVDGNTVAPDVEKLHVSPEGESTPTPAPASESASAPPKESLVQEEPAATPAPQQEIETIDSLNLPSSAADGLIQKPFVRPVNTAKPPPPAKLTPEQQAKYESVLKSVSGWTTVPTTAAKNAPTAPITDDERMFLTRECLLRYLRATKWNAPEAVARLQRTLTWRREYGIEKLTADYISIENETGKQVLLGYDIHGRPCLYLLPSNQNTEKSDRQVQHLVFMLERAIELMPADQETLALIVDYSQTKSGQNASIGQAKDTVHFLQNHYPERLGRALVINMPFIIMGFFKIITPFLDPVTREKLKFNENLTNHVPPSQLMKSVGGDVEFKYDHAAYWPALNKLTELKQKEYRERWIKGGKRIGEYEHYLKTGASPSISQREAEANGSAGPAADKAS is encoded by the exons ATGTCCACCACTCCATCAGACGCCCCGACCCCAACTCCAGCTACCTCACAGCCGGCGCCTCCGGTTGACGGCAATACCGTCGCGCctgatgttgagaagctccaCGTCTCTCCGGAGGGCGAGTCTACACCTACCCCTGCGCCTGCCTCTGAGTCCGCATCCGCACCTCCAAAAGAATCCCTAGTTCAAGAAGAGCCGGCCGCAACTCCTGCTCCCCAGCAGGAGATAGAGACAATTGACAGTCTGAACCTcccctcctccgctgccgaTGGCCTCATCCAAAAACCCTTCGTCCGCCCCGTTAACACAGCAAAGCCACCTCCGCCCGCCAAATTGACACCAGAACAACAAGCCAAGTATGAGAGCGTGCTTAAATCCGTTTCTGGATGGACAACTGTCCCAACCACAGCCGCGAAGAATGCCCCAACTGCACCGATAACAGACGATGAGCGCATGTTCCTTACACGTGAATGTCTCCTCCGTTACCTGCGCGCCACGAAATGGAACGCCCCCGAAGCTGTGGCTCGGCTGCAGCGCACACTTACCTGGCGCCGGGAGTACGGCATTGAGAAATTGACAGCGGATTATATCTCCATTGAGAACGAGACAGGAAAACAGGTCCTGCTCGGATATGATATTCACGGCCGGCCGTGCCTGTATTTGCTGCCGTCGAACCAGAATACGGAGAAGAGCGATCGCCAAGTGCAGCATCTGGTATTCATGCTTGAGCGTGCGATTGAACTTATGCCGGCGGACCAGGAAACGCTCGCGTTAATCGTGGATTATAGCCAGACCAAGTCCGGACAAAATGCTAGCATTGGACAGGCGAAGGATACAGTGCACTTTTTGCAGAACCACTATCCGGAGAGGTTGGGGCGGGCGCTGGTTATTAACA TGCCATTTATCATAATGGGCTTCTTTAAAATCATCACCCCTTTCCTCGACCCCGTTACCCGCGAGAAACTCAAGTTCAACGAGAATCTAACCAACCACGTCCCACCATCCCAGCTCATGAAGTCCGTGGGCGGTGACGTCGAGTTCAAGTACGACCACGCGGCATATTGGCCTGCTCTAAACAAACTTACCGAGCTAAAGCAGAAGGAGTACCGCGAGCGATGGATTAAGGGCGGAAAGCGGATCGGCGAGTATGAGCACTACCTTAAGACTGGTGCTAGTCCTAGCATATCTCAGCGGGAAGCCGAAGCGAACGGCAGCGCTGGTCCCGCGGCCGACAAGGCTTCGTGA